One Drosophila kikkawai strain 14028-0561.14 chromosome 3L, DkikHiC1v2, whole genome shotgun sequence genomic window carries:
- the LOC138928651 gene encoding putative leucine-rich repeat-containing protein DDB_G0290503, whose protein sequence is MDPVNANDFSINQLRNWCSALNLATHGSKSTLAARLSEVHFRGKCPSMPNETCSNKKRQPNLNESANAENVSELDNKSNEKANAQNIPETDINEREEEPNEATMSERGEEPNEMANDGEEESNEMANYDEGGESEEDANDEPNEEHKEADVNEGQGKAELKRAAKNVQKNLEKSEEMQDNEENAKDGKQLYFLNDIQQKLAIENAFQKEKLKLMARELELMNFERELLRRENDLLRASERVSERETSCKVTKDDEIPFQSIKEMLPDFDGHTNVSVWRTHINVLKMTYGLTENKLRSLIFSKVKGDAQAWVYSKPELANEKVDTLLASMEKAFLPKESAITLRKKLEARKWQTNESFTSYFNTKVTLSNGLEMPECELIDYIIHGIPDRQIRTSANMMGFQEKDALLSALQHVNLVAPRSGGATNNSGKIEKPVFRCYNCNCLGHIASDCRKPKREVGACFVCGKMGHLAAACEENKKTSSPATRRDDYNAS, encoded by the exons ATGGATCCGGTTAACGCAAATGATTTTTCGATTAACCAACTGCGCAATTGGTGTTCGGCCCTTAACTTGGCCACTCACGGCAGTAAAAGTACGTTGGCAGCAAGGTTGAGTGAAGTGCATTTTCGCGGAAAATGTCCGAGTATGCCAAACGAAACATGTTCCAACAAAAAGAGACAACCAAATTTAAACGAATCGGCGAATGCAGAGAATGTTTCAGAATTAGACAATAAATCAAACGAAAAGGCGAATGCACAGAATATTCCAGAAACAGACATAAACGAACGAGAGGAAGAACCGAACGAAGCGACGATGAGCGAACGAGGGGAAGAACCAAATGAAATGGCAAACGACGGAGAAGAAGAATCAAATGAGATGGCAAACTACGATGAAGGTGGAGAATCAGAGGAAGATGCAAACGACGAGCCAAATGAGGAGCATAAGGAAGCTGATGTAAACGAAGGACAAGGGAAAGCAGAATTAAaaagagcagctaaaaacgtgcagaaaaatctagaaaaatctGAAGAAATGCAGGACAATGAAGAGAATGCAAAGGACGGAAAGcaattgtattttttgaaCGACATTCAACAAAAATTGGCGATCGAAAATGCTTTCCAGAaggagaaattaaaattaatggccAGAGAATTGGAGCTGATGAATTTTGAGAGAGAGCTACTGCGGAGGGAGAACGATTTATTGAGAGCGTCTGAGAGAGTAAGCGAGAGAGAGACATCGTGCAAAGTTACAAAAGATGATGAAATTCCTTTTCAAAGCATAAAGGAAATGTTGCCAGATTTCGACGGCCACACAAATGTTAGTGTTTGGCGCACACATATAAACGTATTAAAAATGACGTATGGATTAACGGAGAATAAGTTACGGTCGCTAATATTTAGCAAAGTTAAAGGTGATGCGCAAGCCTGGGTGTACTCAAAGCCTGAGCTTGCAAATGAGAAGGTTGATACCCTATTGGCATCGATGGAGAAAGCTTTTCTACCAAAAGAGAGTGCCATTACACTGCGCAAGAAGCTCGAAGCAcgcaaatggcaaacaaacgAATCGTTCACTTCTTACTTTAATACTAAAGTAACACTGTCAAATGGATTAGAAATGCCGGAGTGCGAGTTAATTGATTACATCATCCACGGTATACCCGATCGTCAAATACGCACAAGCGCCAACATGATGGGTTTCCAGGAGAAGGATGCCCTGCTGTCAGCCTTACAGCATGTTAATTTAGTAGCTCCAAGATCTGGAGGGGCTACTAATAATTCAGGAAAAATCGAGAAGCCAGTTTTCCGCTGCTACAATTGCAATTGTTTGGGACATATCGCCTCAGATTGCCGCAAACCTAAAAGAGAAGTTGGAGCCTGTTTTGTGTGCGGAAAAATGGGTCACCTTGCTGCGGCCTGTGAAGAAAACAAGAAGACGTCGTCCCCAGCCACTCGCAGAGATGATTAT AATGCCTCTTAG